In Treponema denticola, one genomic interval encodes:
- a CDS encoding transposase produces MQKKYAAFCGLVPWVSDSNESIRHGKITKRGPQELRVSFVQLVMGIRRCKDTACWRLMQRYEYMKTHKGSGKSIIAAARKLAEIVWAMLSNKEDFDCEKMKGTYNRMNLAV; encoded by the coding sequence GTGCAAAAAAAATATGCAGCCTTTTGCGGACTTGTTCCATGGGTGTCTGATTCTAATGAAAGTATTAGGCATGGAAAAATTACGAAGCGAGGCCCGCAGGAATTAAGAGTGAGCTTTGTACAATTGGTAATGGGTATAAGACGTTGCAAAGATACTGCCTGTTGGCGTTTAATGCAGCGTTATGAATATATGAAAACACATAAGGGCAGCGGAAAGTCAATCATAGCCGCTGCGAGGAAGTTGGCAGAGATTGTATGGGCAATGCTCAGCAATAAAGAAGATTTTGACTGTGAAAAGATGAAAGGAACATACAACCGTATGAATCTTGCAGTTTAA
- the xseB gene encoding exodeoxyribonuclease VII small subunit yields MKKFEERLEKLEKISDDIRSSDIPLEKALSLFEEGIKLAKGLEKDIEKMEGKIEVLLNQPVLPEEEPELDLFTITETV; encoded by the coding sequence ATGAAAAAATTTGAAGAAAGACTGGAAAAACTTGAAAAGATAAGCGATGACATACGCTCCTCCGATATTCCTTTGGAAAAGGCTCTTTCTCTTTTTGAAGAAGGCATAAAGCTTGCCAAAGGGCTTGAAAAAGATATAGAAAAAATGGAAGGAAAGATTGAAGTCTTATTAAACCAGCCCGTACTGCCTGAAGAAGAACCGGAACTCGATCTGTTTACGATAACGGAAACCGTTTAA
- a CDS encoding ABC transporter ATP-binding protein, whose product MKNNYLYRSFKFTFGVSPVSHIFVLIEEIWQALFHSIAALLLSGFIDTVIAYSQKRVEAKSLLLYALSFASLYVLQELWALVYNGTMNIGMYEKPNNYANLLIAEKASRLRLIEFEDANILNMYKYAKDNIENEYVSYLVMRMIYIFCRFIEIASLTFVISKFDWRLFFVAGISVIPYFITRLIRGKEMYKYKSIQIPEERKLDYLWSLFTDKSAGKELRISRSDEYIKEKWLKKNKEVFDPFWKLKKKDAFSVLFCDMLSSLGYGIAVFICLYLALNKTISIGNFGAAIGAFTMIQFCMRNLLEALGSISMYAAHTKHFFDFLDLPEEAPAESNESSAESKDSACSLKNCIELKNVSFSYPNKDKKAIEDINFSIRKGETIALIGENGSGKTTLSKIILGLYEADEGSVFWDGTDLNFLDKDALYKNISLTLQKPVQYNFSLRENVAISDLSKINEEVKIIEALKENDADYLLEKTGGLDGRLGRIFNGAELSGGEWQRLALSRCRFKNADFLILDEPTSALDPIEESLVLKRFISLIKNKTAVIISHRAGLCRLVDRVALMKEGRLIALGTHDELFSSCEEYRMLYSAQADLYRD is encoded by the coding sequence ATGAAAAATAATTATCTATATCGTTCTTTTAAATTTACTTTTGGGGTAAGTCCCGTTTCACATATTTTTGTTTTAATTGAAGAGATTTGGCAGGCTTTGTTTCATTCTATTGCAGCTCTTCTTTTAAGCGGTTTTATTGACACCGTTATAGCTTATTCTCAAAAAAGGGTTGAAGCAAAAAGTCTTTTACTTTATGCTTTGAGTTTTGCCTCCCTTTATGTCTTACAGGAATTATGGGCACTTGTTTATAACGGCACAATGAATATCGGAATGTATGAAAAACCGAATAATTATGCCAATCTTTTAATTGCCGAAAAAGCTTCACGCTTACGCTTAATCGAATTTGAAGATGCAAATATTTTAAATATGTATAAGTATGCTAAGGATAACATAGAAAACGAATATGTGTCTTATCTTGTAATGCGTATGATTTATATTTTTTGCCGATTTATCGAAATAGCTTCTTTAACATTTGTAATAAGCAAATTCGATTGGCGGCTTTTCTTTGTTGCAGGCATTTCGGTTATTCCTTATTTTATTACCCGCCTTATCCGCGGAAAAGAAATGTATAAATATAAATCGATTCAAATTCCTGAGGAGAGAAAATTGGATTATCTTTGGTCTCTTTTTACGGACAAGAGTGCGGGAAAAGAATTACGGATTTCAAGATCCGATGAGTACATAAAAGAAAAATGGCTTAAAAAGAACAAGGAAGTTTTTGATCCCTTTTGGAAGTTAAAGAAAAAAGATGCCTTTTCCGTTTTGTTTTGCGACATGCTTTCTTCTCTCGGATATGGAATTGCCGTTTTTATCTGTCTTTATCTTGCCTTAAATAAAACAATCAGTATCGGAAACTTTGGAGCGGCCATCGGTGCTTTTACTATGATTCAGTTTTGTATGCGGAATCTTTTGGAAGCCTTAGGCTCGATTTCAATGTATGCCGCCCATACAAAACATTTTTTCGATTTTTTGGATTTACCCGAAGAAGCTCCCGCCGAATCTAACGAATCGTCCGCCGAATCTAAAGATTCGGCTTGTAGTTTAAAAAATTGCATCGAATTGAAAAACGTTTCTTTTTCATATCCGAATAAAGATAAAAAAGCCATTGAGGATATAAATTTTTCCATTAGAAAAGGAGAAACAATAGCTCTTATAGGAGAAAACGGTTCGGGTAAGACAACTCTTTCTAAAATTATTTTAGGGCTTTATGAGGCAGACGAAGGTTCCGTTTTTTGGGACGGTACCGATTTAAATTTTCTTGACAAGGATGCTCTTTATAAAAATATTTCTCTTACTCTTCAAAAGCCTGTTCAATATAATTTTAGTTTGAGAGAAAATGTTGCAATTTCAGATTTGAGCAAGATAAACGAAGAGGTAAAAATTATAGAAGCTTTAAAGGAAAACGATGCCGATTATCTTTTAGAAAAGACAGGCGGTTTGGACGGAAGACTGGGGCGTATTTTTAATGGAGCTGAACTTTCAGGTGGAGAATGGCAGAGGCTTGCCCTAAGCCGCTGCCGTTTTAAAAATGCCGATTTTTTAATCCTTGATGAGCCGACCTCGGCCCTCGATCCTATCGAAGAAAGCCTTGTGCTAAAACGCTTTATAAGCCTTATCAAAAACAAAACCGCTGTAATTATCTCGCATAGGGCGGGCCTGTGCAGGCTTGTAGACAGGGTTGCCCTTATGAAAGAGGGCAGGCTCATAGCTTTAGGTACCCATGACGAGCTTTTTTCTTCTTGTGAGGAGTATAGGATGCTTTATTCTGCTCAGGCTGATTTGTACCGAGATTAA
- a CDS encoding FeoA family protein, whose product MVVATFCERLLTLVPLIILKEGDKASVLKFDGTGAEFSRLRSFGIDINTEITVVTSQADKKGPILLLVNGSKYAVDYNLASKILVRL is encoded by the coding sequence ATGGTCGTTGCAACATTTTGTGAGAGGTTGCTGACATTGGTACCCTTAATTATTTTAAAGGAAGGCGACAAGGCCTCCGTACTTAAATTTGACGGAACGGGGGCCGAATTTTCCCGCCTTCGCAGTTTTGGAATAGATATAAATACGGAAATAACCGTTGTTACTTCTCAGGCCGATAAAAAAGGTCCTATTTTGCTTTTGGTAAACGGTTCAAAATATGCAGTAGATTATAATCTTGCTTCTAAAATTTTGGTGCGTTTATAG
- the feoB gene encoding ferrous iron transport protein B, which yields MKKEKINIAFAGQPNSGKSTLFNMMTGAHQHVANYPGITVEKKPGEYFALDQSVFITDLPGTYSLTSYSPEERVSRNFILREKPELLVNIADASNLERHLYLTFQLLEMNCPIVMYLNKMDSAKNAGLQIDVDKVSSLLGIPIIAGSAKKKEKVNELKELISKTAESSEPQNPFMLTYGKDMESYLEKIVEKLKNSAKDEFFSIPLRWLAIKLCEKDSAVIEEEGKNFTNFDSILTFIKEIEAEHKEKHKHSFEIEIALARSAAAKKIVEAAVSRKELEQKAVESLNIKRKITEVIAALILCFVTYEILDSLFLLLPIPIFANNILRLILSLAGAFAFTGGAALIYTKGSSGSINSTDRIDKVLCHKVYGLLILVELVLVFYWITVVLGYKMTDKVFPIFKFVRAIVSQLIYPEGLINEGPLRGLFLSGIIDGAIMILNYVPIFFCLFALIAFLEDVGYMARLAFIMDRILRKFGLHGQSTLPMILSGVIMGGCVVPGVMSTRTIRDDKSRLVTILILPLLNCMAKIPFYVLITGIFFTSYQWIVLGGISFFTLIVALIVAKYFSLYVVHGKPEPFVLELPAYNMPTLRGVLTRTLERLWSFIKKVATTVVAVSVIIWAGVNFPSLSSEKTAQYEARKAAYIQDFAGKLNNSYSQYFASEKGFIEYQRLTEKLYLYDAINWLGGAKGMEKNVNRLFLQNPEMTKIALKGKIELGSNIGAFKNYFDMYSSAKKDFDKAYNDAQEFQKPILKASFYAYWQKLNPYFFAIVRTGKVKISGTAVIDSEAAAAAKAIRPASADLKLISVQLRKETLENSVLGYLGKAMEPVTKYAGFDWKVNIAILGSFAAKEALVSTLGTIYSVESSSEDSGKVLEARIQDKETGLTPLDGLTIMILIALFPPCIATVMATKTETQSVGWTLFSVMYPVVLSSLVAVLVFQLGRLFGF from the coding sequence ATGAAAAAGGAAAAAATAAATATTGCTTTTGCCGGTCAGCCTAACTCCGGTAAGTCAACCCTATTTAACATGATGACGGGAGCTCATCAGCATGTTGCAAACTATCCGGGTATCACTGTCGAGAAAAAACCGGGAGAGTATTTTGCTCTTGACCAATCGGTTTTTATTACCGACTTGCCCGGGACTTACAGCCTTACTTCCTATTCACCGGAAGAAAGAGTAAGCCGTAATTTTATCCTCCGTGAGAAGCCCGAGCTTTTGGTAAACATTGCCGATGCCTCAAATTTGGAAAGACATCTTTACCTGACATTCCAGCTTTTGGAAATGAACTGTCCTATTGTTATGTACTTAAACAAGATGGATTCTGCAAAAAATGCAGGCTTACAAATCGATGTCGATAAAGTTTCTTCTCTCTTGGGTATTCCGATAATAGCCGGTTCGGCCAAGAAAAAAGAAAAAGTAAACGAATTAAAAGAGCTTATTTCAAAAACGGCTGAAAGCTCCGAACCGCAAAATCCCTTTATGCTTACCTACGGTAAGGATATGGAATCCTATTTGGAAAAAATTGTTGAAAAATTAAAGAATTCTGCAAAGGACGAATTTTTTTCTATTCCATTAAGATGGCTTGCAATCAAGCTTTGCGAAAAGGATTCCGCAGTTATTGAAGAAGAGGGTAAAAATTTTACAAACTTTGATTCCATTTTAACTTTTATAAAAGAAATTGAAGCCGAGCACAAGGAAAAACATAAGCACAGCTTTGAAATAGAAATAGCTCTTGCCCGCTCCGCTGCGGCAAAAAAAATTGTTGAAGCTGCGGTTTCAAGAAAAGAGCTTGAACAAAAAGCCGTCGAGTCCTTAAATATTAAAAGAAAGATTACCGAGGTTATTGCCGCCCTTATTCTTTGTTTTGTAACCTATGAAATTTTGGATTCCCTCTTTTTGCTTTTGCCGATTCCTATCTTTGCAAATAACATTCTACGCTTGATTCTTAGCTTAGCCGGAGCTTTTGCCTTTACTGGAGGAGCTGCTCTTATCTATACTAAAGGCAGTTCAGGCAGTATAAATTCAACCGACAGAATCGACAAAGTGCTTTGCCACAAGGTTTACGGCCTTTTGATTTTGGTTGAGCTTGTTTTAGTCTTTTATTGGATAACGGTAGTTTTGGGTTATAAGATGACCGACAAGGTTTTCCCGATATTTAAATTTGTCAGAGCAATAGTTTCTCAGCTTATTTATCCTGAAGGACTTATAAACGAGGGTCCATTAAGAGGTTTGTTTTTAAGCGGGATAATTGATGGGGCAATAATGATTTTAAACTATGTCCCAATCTTTTTCTGCTTGTTTGCCCTAATTGCTTTTTTGGAAGATGTCGGCTACATGGCCCGCCTTGCCTTTATCATGGATAGGATTTTACGCAAGTTCGGTTTACACGGACAGTCAACCCTTCCTATGATTCTCTCGGGTGTTATAATGGGAGGCTGCGTTGTTCCAGGTGTTATGTCCACAAGGACAATCAGAGATGATAAGTCAAGATTGGTAACGATTCTTATCCTGCCCCTTCTTAACTGTATGGCGAAGATTCCTTTTTATGTTTTAATTACGGGAATATTTTTTACAAGTTACCAATGGATAGTTTTAGGCGGAATTTCCTTTTTTACATTGATAGTTGCCCTGATTGTTGCAAAATATTTCAGCCTCTATGTTGTTCACGGCAAACCTGAACCCTTTGTACTTGAGCTTCCGGCTTATAATATGCCGACCCTTAGAGGTGTTTTAACACGCACCCTTGAACGCTTATGGAGCTTTATAAAAAAAGTTGCAACGACTGTAGTTGCCGTTTCAGTTATAATTTGGGCAGGCGTAAATTTCCCCTCATTGAGCTCGGAAAAAACTGCTCAATATGAAGCAAGAAAAGCTGCTTACATTCAGGACTTTGCAGGAAAATTAAACAATTCCTATTCCCAATATTTTGCTTCCGAAAAGGGATTTATAGAATATCAGCGTTTAACCGAAAAGCTTTATTTGTATGATGCCATAAATTGGTTAGGCGGAGCTAAGGGTATGGAAAAGAATGTAAATAGATTGTTTTTACAAAATCCCGAAATGACAAAAATAGCCTTAAAAGGAAAAATTGAACTCGGCAGTAATATAGGAGCTTTTAAAAATTATTTTGATATGTATTCTTCCGCAAAAAAAGATTTTGATAAGGCATACAATGATGCTCAAGAATTTCAAAAGCCTATTTTAAAGGCTTCATTTTATGCTTATTGGCAAAAGCTGAATCCTTACTTCTTTGCCATTGTCAGAACCGGAAAAGTGAAAATTTCAGGCACAGCTGTAATCGATTCCGAGGCCGCTGCCGCTGCAAAGGCTATACGCCCTGCAAGTGCGGACCTAAAGCTTATCTCCGTACAGCTGCGTAAAGAAACTTTGGAGAACTCCGTTTTGGGATATCTGGGAAAGGCAATGGAACCCGTTACAAAATATGCGGGCTTCGATTGGAAGGTAAATATCGCAATTCTGGGTTCCTTTGCCGCAAAAGAAGCTCTTGTTTCGACCTTGGGTACCATTTACAGTGTTGAGTCTTCAAGCGAGGATTCGGGTAAAGTTTTGGAAGCCCGCATTCAGGATAAGGAAACGGGATTGACCCCATTAGACGGTCTTACCATTATGATTTTGATAGCCCTTTTCCCGCCCTGTATTGCTACCGTTATGGCAACAAAGACCGAGACACAGAGTGTGGGTTGGACGCTATTCAGTGTTATGTATCCAGTGGTCCTGAGCTCGCTGGTTGCCGTCCTAGTTTTCCAGCTGGGAAGATTGTTCGGCTTTTGA
- a CDS encoding FeoA family protein, whose translation MTLDELEQGKKGIIEDLEISGMTLQRLISLGFTPGAELSVVRKAPLLDPFDISICGSLVAVRKDEAKKIIVKEV comes from the coding sequence ATGACTCTTGATGAATTGGAACAAGGAAAAAAAGGAATCATAGAAGATCTTGAGATAAGCGGAATGACTTTGCAAAGGCTTATAAGTCTTGGGTTTACCCCCGGAGCTGAACTGTCGGTTGTAAGAAAGGCTCCGCTTTTAGATCCCTTTGATATTTCCATCTGCGGTTCGCTTGTTGCAGTCCGCAAGGATGAAGCTAAAAAAATCATTGTAAAAGAAGTTTAG
- a CDS encoding IS110 family transposase, which yields MHKTQFTVHVRTEERSETLNQIRQYKTDDKGYADFMTRIKAYKEIGAVVKIGVESTGNTRFFKHEVEKAGAEVTVINTLKFKVITESAKKTDKHDACTISEFLSKDMLPESYLCSKETENMRRLLKSRERLVRSIVGQKNEVHALLVSMGLKDESRSLQSKKGRQRVLDVLESNNDNVLEAQSVQLMFEIIRQMEESVKIIEKQLTELTKDDQMVNRLLSIRGCGKITAWTIRAYTEDMGRFASAKKICSLLRTCSMGV from the coding sequence TTGCACAAAACACAGTTTACAGTTCATGTAAGAACGGAAGAAAGGTCTGAAACCCTAAATCAGATAAGACAATATAAAACTGATGACAAAGGTTATGCCGACTTTATGACAAGAATAAAAGCTTACAAAGAAATCGGAGCTGTTGTAAAAATTGGAGTTGAATCAACAGGGAACACCCGTTTTTTCAAACACGAGGTAGAAAAAGCCGGAGCAGAAGTTACAGTCATAAATACTTTGAAGTTCAAGGTTATAACTGAATCTGCTAAAAAAACTGATAAGCATGATGCTTGTACAATTTCAGAGTTTCTTTCAAAAGACATGCTACCTGAAAGCTATCTTTGCAGTAAAGAAACTGAAAATATGAGGCGGCTTTTAAAGTCTAGGGAAAGGCTGGTTCGCTCGATAGTAGGTCAAAAGAATGAAGTTCATGCTCTTTTGGTAAGTATGGGGCTAAAAGATGAAAGCAGGAGCCTACAAAGTAAAAAAGGACGCCAGAGAGTTCTGGACGTCCTTGAGTCGAATAACGACAACGTGCTCGAGGCACAATCAGTACAACTGATGTTTGAAATTATAAGGCAAATGGAAGAAAGTGTCAAGATAATAGAAAAACAACTTACAGAATTGACAAAGGATGATCAAATGGTAAATCGTCTTTTGAGTATACGAGGTTGTGGAAAGATAACGGCATGGACTATAAGAGCCTATACTGAGGATATGGGAAGGTTTGCAAGTGCAAAAAAAATATGCAGCCTTTTGCGGACTTGTTCCATGGGTGTCTGA
- a CDS encoding ABC transporter ATP-binding protein, translating into MLKNFIKCICTVFKYGAFPAVVLFFLSVFTGLTLPFTVLYTQKLIDSIILFLKESVVLSSVLWNAAVLAFTILFMNHVNFISNIAFIYLEKKLTYNLSEAILTKMLKIEFACFEDAALHDALKEIRSRPAKKVINLFKECRAFLCDSIKLFGMVFIFARVSPWLSLGFLVFLVLDFINEYIATKKIQAIYASQVFDERELEDLSSLLSNKDALPELKIFSAIPFIVKKCKDKYKVLLKERISITLKSYRYMGIASVIMIAWFSFLIFVLIRLIIRGQVSVGMFTGLIASITEIYYLLVFMSQSFWGLIDDNKSIGFLYTFMDLPHDIHYNKMRHGEKILEQNILEQNIFDKKNAIIFENVSFHYPNSKKEVLKNISFRIEAGAHIALVGKNGSGKTSLIKLIAGLYKPSAGNIFIGSKNINSLSRDALHREFSVVFQDYASYQMSLRENAALGSIEFLNDDEHLKKSLALISDDPVFDDLDKHLGKLEESGTELSGGQNQKLAIARACAAKTNFIIFDEPTASLDPSAEKEMYQNLQKIIGTSNRGRGCIFISHRLASAKMADIIFVLNEGRIIEKGSHDELIKNGGLYSKMYKEQASWYKDEPDTKKVFMRGNL; encoded by the coding sequence ATGTTAAAGAATTTTATTAAGTGCATCTGCACTGTTTTTAAATACGGAGCCTTTCCGGCTGTAGTCTTATTTTTTCTTTCGGTTTTTACGGGACTGACCCTTCCTTTTACGGTTTTATATACTCAAAAACTAATCGATTCTATAATTTTATTTTTAAAAGAGTCTGTTGTTTTGTCTTCCGTTTTATGGAATGCCGCTGTTTTAGCCTTCACCATTCTTTTTATGAATCATGTTAATTTTATAAGCAATATAGCCTTTATCTATCTTGAAAAAAAATTGACTTATAATTTATCCGAAGCTATTTTAACCAAGATGCTTAAGATAGAATTTGCATGTTTTGAGGATGCTGCATTACACGATGCATTAAAGGAAATTAGGAGCCGGCCTGCAAAAAAGGTTATAAATCTTTTTAAAGAATGTAGGGCATTCCTTTGTGATAGTATAAAACTTTTTGGAATGGTTTTTATATTTGCAAGGGTTTCTCCTTGGCTGAGTTTGGGCTTTTTGGTTTTTTTAGTTTTGGATTTTATAAACGAATATATTGCAACAAAAAAAATCCAAGCTATCTATGCTTCTCAAGTTTTTGATGAAAGAGAACTTGAAGATTTAAGCTCCCTCCTTTCAAATAAGGATGCCTTACCCGAATTAAAAATATTTTCCGCAATTCCTTTTATCGTAAAAAAATGTAAGGATAAGTATAAGGTTTTATTAAAGGAAAGAATATCGATTACCCTAAAATCTTACCGCTACATGGGGATTGCTTCCGTAATAATGATAGCATGGTTTTCTTTTTTAATCTTTGTTTTGATTAGGTTAATTATAAGAGGACAAGTGTCTGTAGGAATGTTTACAGGTCTTATAGCTTCAATAACGGAAATTTATTATTTGCTTGTATTTATGTCTCAAAGTTTTTGGGGCTTGATTGATGATAATAAGAGTATCGGCTTTTTGTATACATTTATGGACCTTCCCCATGATATTCATTATAACAAGATGCGGCATGGGGAAAAAATTTTAGAACAAAATATTTTAGAACAAAACATTTTTGATAAAAAAAATGCAATCATTTTTGAAAATGTTTCTTTCCATTATCCTAATTCTAAAAAAGAAGTTTTAAAAAATATTTCTTTTAGGATAGAAGCGGGAGCTCACATTGCCTTGGTAGGAAAAAACGGCAGCGGAAAAACAAGTTTGATAAAACTGATTGCAGGACTTTATAAGCCTTCAGCCGGAAATATCTTTATAGGTTCAAAAAACATAAACTCTCTTTCCCGCGATGCTCTTCATAGGGAGTTTAGTGTTGTGTTTCAAGATTATGCAAGCTATCAGATGAGCCTGCGTGAAAATGCAGCACTGGGAAGCATCGAATTTTTAAATGATGATGAACACCTAAAAAAATCCCTTGCCCTTATTTCCGATGATCCTGTTTTTGATGATCTGGATAAGCATCTTGGAAAATTGGAAGAATCGGGAACGGAGCTTTCGGGAGGACAAAACCAAAAACTTGCAATTGCGAGGGCTTGTGCCGCTAAAACTAATTTTATAATTTTTGATGAGCCTACGGCTTCCTTGGATCCTTCAGCCGAAAAAGAAATGTATCAAAATCTTCAAAAAATTATAGGTACTTCCAATAGGGGGCGGGGCTGTATTTTTATCTCGCACCGTCTTGCAAGTGCAAAAATGGCAGACATCATTTTTGTGCTCAATGAAGGAAGAATAATAGAAAAAGGCTCCCATGATGAACTTATAAAAAACGGCGGCCTTTATTCTAAAATGTACAAGGAGCAGGCCTCTTGGTATAAGGATGAGCCTGACACTAAAAAGGTTTTTATGAGAGGAAATTTATGA
- a CDS encoding ATP-binding protein, with the protein MNFSRKLPIGVQSFKVLRDDNYLYVDKTEYVYRLVSSGRVYFLSRPRRFGKSLFLSTLEAYFLGQKELFKGLAIEKLEESEKENRETWLEYPVLYLDLNLAKYETREDLESVLNNHLCRWEELYDKSNSENTLAERFFGIIHRAYKKTGKQSVILIDEYDKPLLHTMWKDAALNEIYKTILKGFFGVIKTADQAIRFAFLTGVTKFSKVSIFSDLNNLNDISINPEYSAICGISQKELVETFRPEIETLAEKNELSYEDCVSALKKRYDGYCFSYGTEMMYNPFSLLNVFFSKQFEDYWFATGTPTFLVNELKRADYNIPDLDGNVEMNSAFLSDYRAGVDSIIPVLFQSGYLTIKGYDKEYKMYLLGFPNEEVRYGFLYNLLPEYSNINFTDTSFNVVQFTRDLRAGKVDEFMQRLKSIMASLPYGTEKKDSNESIALREHNFQVCIYLVFALMGQFVEVETPSSTGRTDCVVKTEKAVYVFEFKLKESAEDALKQIKEKNYTERYKAENKNIVLIGVSFDSEEKTVKEWISETLT; encoded by the coding sequence ATGAACTTTAGCCGAAAGCTGCCTATAGGTGTACAAAGTTTTAAGGTATTACGGGATGATAATTATCTCTATGTCGATAAGACCGAATATGTTTATAGATTGGTATCTTCGGGCCGTGTCTATTTTTTAAGCCGTCCGAGGCGTTTTGGAAAAAGTCTTTTTCTTTCTACTCTTGAAGCTTATTTTTTAGGGCAAAAAGAATTGTTTAAGGGGCTTGCCATTGAAAAGCTCGAAGAGTCGGAAAAAGAAAATCGAGAAACCTGGCTGGAATATCCCGTTTTATATTTGGATCTTAATCTTGCAAAATATGAAACAAGGGAAGACCTTGAAAGCGTTTTAAATAATCATCTTTGCAGATGGGAAGAATTATATGATAAGAGCAATTCTGAAAATACTCTGGCAGAGCGTTTTTTCGGCATTATACACCGTGCATACAAAAAAACCGGAAAGCAGTCCGTTATCCTTATAGACGAGTATGATAAGCCCCTTCTTCACACTATGTGGAAGGATGCTGCCTTAAATGAAATCTATAAGACAATTCTTAAAGGTTTTTTCGGAGTTATAAAAACAGCCGACCAAGCAATACGCTTTGCCTTTTTAACCGGAGTTACCAAATTCAGCAAGGTAAGCATTTTCAGCGATTTAAACAATCTAAATGATATAAGTATAAATCCGGAGTATTCAGCTATTTGCGGAATAAGTCAAAAAGAATTAGTAGAAACCTTCCGCCCCGAAATAGAAACCCTAGCCGAAAAAAATGAATTAAGCTATGAAGATTGTGTTTCGGCCTTAAAGAAAAGATATGACGGTTATTGTTTTTCTTATGGAACGGAAATGATGTATAACCCATTCAGTCTGCTCAATGTCTTTTTTTCAAAACAATTTGAAGACTATTGGTTTGCAACAGGCACTCCGACCTTTTTGGTAAATGAATTAAAAAGAGCGGACTACAATATTCCCGACTTGGACGGAAACGTAGAGATGAATTCTGCATTTTTATCCGATTACAGGGCAGGTGTGGACTCGATTATACCCGTATTGTTTCAATCGGGTTACTTGACTATAAAAGGCTATGATAAAGAATATAAGATGTACTTGCTGGGCTTTCCGAATGAGGAAGTGCGTTACGGCTTTTTGTATAATCTTTTACCTGAATATTCGAATATAAATTTTACAGATACCTCTTTTAATGTTGTTCAGTTTACAAGGGATTTAAGAGCGGGAAAGGTAGATGAGTTTATGCAAAGATTAAAGTCGATAATGGCAAGCCTCCCCTACGGTACGGAAAAAAAAGACAGCAATGAAAGCATCGCCTTGAGGGAGCATAATTTTCAAGTTTGCATTTACTTGGTTTTTGCCTTGATGGGACAGTTTGTCGAAGTGGAAACTCCTTCATCTACAGGAAGAACCGATTGCGTTGTAAAAACAGAAAAGGCTGTTTACGTCTTTGAGTTTAAGCTAAAGGAAAGTGCGGAAGATGCCTTAAAACAAATCAAAGAAAAAAACTATACCGAAAGGTACAAGGCTGAAAATAAAAATATAGTTCTTATAGGTGTAAGTTTTGATTCGGAAGAAAAAACCGTAAAAGAGTGGATAAGCGAAACATTGACATGA